A window from Streptomyces sp. NBC_00271 encodes these proteins:
- a CDS encoding NUDIX domain-containing protein, which produces MPADGGRLIAGSVIVHANRVLLIRRSTPAGSLLWTFPSGKVEGGESAAEAAAREALEEAGVTVEAVLLLGERVHPGSGWPVVYVACRLLSGTAHAASPREVAEVRWVRLGEIPELVPGGLFAPVQAYLDDVLPE; this is translated from the coding sequence TTGCCGGCAGACGGAGGCAGATTGATCGCGGGCTCGGTGATCGTCCACGCCAACCGCGTTCTGCTGATTCGCCGCAGTACCCCCGCGGGTTCCCTGCTGTGGACGTTCCCCTCTGGCAAGGTCGAGGGCGGCGAGTCCGCGGCCGAGGCTGCCGCACGCGAGGCCCTGGAAGAGGCGGGCGTGACGGTGGAGGCGGTCCTGCTGCTGGGCGAGCGGGTGCATCCGGGATCCGGCTGGCCGGTGGTCTACGTGGCCTGCCGTCTCCTGTCGGGTACGGCGCATGCGGCGAGTCCGCGGGAGGTGGCGGAAGTTCGCTGGGTGCGGCTTGGGGAGATCCCGGAGCTCGTGCCGGGCGGGCTGTTCGCGCCGGTCCAGGCCTACCTGGACGACGTATTGCCCGAGTAG
- a CDS encoding epoxide hydrolase family protein, producing the protein MTRHAPVIAVPEAELNELRSRLLNTRWPTPWPATGWEAGTDSGELRRLVTYWASEYDWRAHEATINALPSHLADIDGTPVHYLRFDGEHPGALPIVLTNGWPSSFLELTTLARRLATPSRYGGDAADAFTVIVPSLPGFAFSPQRPSLAEPPQTHEIWHRLMHDELGFERYVAHGGDLGAGITSRLGEAHPEAVVGIHLMAIASPVAYDAAGVTPEERDYLDSVAVWSAEEGGYMHQQSTRPFTLSYGLADSPTGLLAWIVEKYRAWSDCGGDLSSRFSDDFLLTQASLYWFTGSISTSFRPYYEYAQRLTRRVERVNVPTALALFPADLTQPPRSWAERTYNITRYTRMPRGGHFAAHEEPELLAHDLTEFFRAHR; encoded by the coding sequence ATGACCCGCCACGCGCCTGTGATCGCCGTCCCCGAGGCCGAGCTGAACGAGCTGCGCTCACGGCTGCTCAACACACGCTGGCCGACCCCCTGGCCTGCCACAGGCTGGGAGGCCGGCACCGACTCCGGCGAACTGCGACGCCTCGTCACCTACTGGGCCTCCGAATACGACTGGCGTGCCCACGAAGCCACCATCAACGCCCTGCCGTCCCATCTCGCGGATATCGACGGAACCCCCGTCCACTACCTCCGCTTCGACGGCGAACACCCCGGCGCCCTGCCGATCGTCCTGACCAACGGGTGGCCCAGTTCCTTCCTCGAACTGACCACCCTCGCCCGCCGGCTGGCCACGCCGTCGCGGTACGGGGGCGACGCCGCCGACGCGTTCACCGTTATTGTCCCCTCGCTACCCGGATTCGCCTTCTCACCTCAGCGGCCCTCGCTTGCGGAGCCCCCGCAGACACATGAGATCTGGCACCGGCTCATGCACGACGAACTCGGCTTCGAGCGCTACGTCGCGCACGGGGGCGACCTGGGTGCCGGCATCACTTCCCGGCTCGGCGAAGCTCACCCCGAGGCCGTGGTGGGCATCCATCTGATGGCGATCGCCAGCCCAGTCGCCTATGACGCGGCCGGTGTCACCCCCGAGGAGCGGGATTACCTCGATTCCGTCGCGGTGTGGTCCGCGGAAGAGGGCGGGTACATGCACCAACAGAGCACCCGCCCTTTCACGCTGAGCTACGGTCTGGCCGACTCACCGACCGGGCTGCTTGCCTGGATCGTCGAGAAGTACCGTGCGTGGAGCGACTGCGGTGGTGACCTGTCGTCCCGGTTCAGCGACGACTTCCTCCTCACGCAGGCATCGCTCTACTGGTTCACCGGCAGCATCTCGACCTCCTTCCGGCCCTACTACGAATACGCCCAGCGGCTGACGAGGCGGGTGGAGCGGGTCAACGTGCCCACGGCCCTCGCTCTGTTCCCGGCCGACCTCACCCAGCCGCCCCGCAGCTGGGCCGAGCGCACGTACAACATCACGAGGTACACCCGCATGCCCCGTGGCGGACACTTCGCCGCCCACGAAGAACCCGAACTCCTCGCGCACGACCTCACCGAGTTCTTCCGCGCACACCGGTGA
- a CDS encoding MFS transporter: MTGASAAVPAAPTAREVTAGARSTYAVFAGLGLAGSTWSSRLPEVRTQLNLDSASLGLLLLTIAVGGVIVLPLSGTVVTRIGPRRAVTVVALLVGASLGVISLGYALSASLLVAGLFLLGAATGFWDVAMTVHAAAVERQLGRPVMPRFFAAFSLGTVAGAAVGVLMTALRVPVSIHVAVVAAVIAGAIPAAARHFLPEHAARPIAVPPPARMSRPGLGAWREPRALAVGLVALAFAVAEGGGSNWVSVSVIDRHHVTATIGTLAYASFLTALTAGRWLGPAVLHRFGRVTVLRTAAAVTATGVALFALGLSTGLAFAGSLLWGMGAALGFPVSMSAGADEPARAAGRVSVITSIGYCGFVGGPPLIGFLGNQTTVGHALLVIAILMALSAVIAGTTRRSPDNRTQSGSDTQARTAVM; this comes from the coding sequence GTGACCGGAGCGTCTGCCGCCGTCCCGGCGGCGCCGACAGCGCGGGAGGTGACGGCGGGTGCGAGGTCGACCTACGCGGTCTTCGCCGGTCTGGGGCTCGCCGGGTCGACCTGGTCCTCCCGGCTCCCCGAGGTCCGCACGCAGCTTAATCTCGACTCGGCATCACTGGGACTCCTGCTGCTCACCATCGCCGTCGGCGGCGTGATCGTGCTGCCTCTGTCAGGGACGGTCGTCACACGCATCGGCCCCCGCCGGGCCGTCACTGTCGTCGCCCTGCTCGTCGGCGCGAGCCTCGGCGTCATCTCACTCGGATACGCCCTCTCAGCATCCCTGCTGGTGGCCGGGCTGTTCCTGCTCGGCGCGGCTACGGGTTTCTGGGACGTCGCGATGACCGTGCACGCTGCGGCGGTCGAACGGCAGCTCGGCCGTCCCGTCATGCCGCGCTTCTTCGCCGCGTTCAGCCTCGGTACAGTCGCCGGTGCCGCGGTCGGTGTGCTGATGACCGCACTGCGCGTCCCGGTAAGCATCCATGTGGCCGTGGTCGCAGCAGTCATCGCCGGGGCGATACCCGCGGCGGCACGGCACTTCCTTCCCGAGCACGCCGCGCGCCCCATCGCAGTGCCACCGCCGGCGAGAATGTCCCGCCCGGGTCTGGGCGCGTGGCGAGAACCGCGCGCCCTGGCGGTCGGGCTCGTCGCACTGGCCTTCGCGGTCGCGGAAGGGGGGGGTAGCAACTGGGTCAGCGTCTCGGTCATCGACCGTCACCACGTCACCGCCACGATCGGCACGCTGGCGTACGCCTCCTTCCTCACCGCGCTCACCGCCGGCCGCTGGCTCGGGCCAGCGGTCCTCCACCGGTTCGGACGAGTCACTGTCCTTCGGACAGCCGCCGCCGTCACCGCCACCGGCGTCGCCCTTTTCGCGCTTGGGCTGTCCACTGGACTGGCGTTCGCGGGAAGTCTGCTCTGGGGGATGGGCGCGGCGCTCGGCTTTCCGGTCAGCATGAGCGCCGGGGCCGACGAGCCCGCTCGTGCCGCCGGCCGGGTCAGCGTCATCACCTCGATCGGATACTGCGGCTTCGTCGGCGGACCGCCGCTCATCGGCTTCCTCGGCAACCAGACCACTGTCGGGCATGCCCTGCTCGTCATCGCGATCCTCATGGCCCTGTCCGCTGTGATCGCCGGGACCACCCGCCGGTCCCCCGACAACCGCACGCAGAGCGGCTCCGACACCCAGGCACGCACCGCTGTCATGTGA
- a CDS encoding CaiB/BaiF CoA transferase family protein, with translation MQSSDGSAGPLAGLRVLELAGLGPAPHAAMVLADLGADVVRVERPFGRALRFGPEDATDIVRRGRRSVFADLKESEGRALVRALAARADVLIEGLRPGVAERLGVGPEDCGRDNPGLVYARVTGWGQDGPLAQDPGHDLNYIGLTGLLHAMGRAGDPPPPPLNLVGDFGGGSMLLVIGVLAALWERSRSGAGQVVDSAMVDGTALLGQMTYALRGMGEWSDERSANLLDGAAPFYDTYECGDGKYVAVAALEPQFFAALLEGLGIAGAHLSAQGDRGGWPALRARFARRFASRTRDEWAAHFAGTDACVTPVLTFAEAGAHPHVVARSTLIEVDGILQAAPAPRFSRTPNRRPSAPGAPGADIESVLRDWGVGSPAATPAVRARPRAR, from the coding sequence ATGCAGTCCAGCGATGGATCCGCCGGTCCCCTCGCCGGCCTACGCGTCCTCGAACTCGCGGGACTCGGGCCGGCTCCGCACGCGGCCATGGTGCTGGCCGATCTCGGCGCCGACGTGGTGCGCGTCGAGCGGCCCTTTGGCCGGGCGCTGCGGTTCGGCCCGGAGGACGCGACCGACATCGTGCGACGCGGCCGCCGGTCGGTCTTCGCCGATCTCAAGGAGTCCGAGGGACGTGCGCTGGTACGGGCGCTGGCCGCCCGAGCCGATGTGCTGATCGAGGGCCTCCGGCCGGGCGTCGCCGAGCGCCTCGGCGTCGGCCCCGAGGACTGCGGCAGGGACAATCCGGGGCTCGTCTACGCACGCGTCACCGGCTGGGGTCAGGACGGCCCGCTCGCCCAGGATCCCGGGCACGACCTGAACTACATCGGTCTCACCGGGCTGCTCCACGCGATGGGCCGTGCCGGTGATCCGCCGCCCCCGCCGCTCAATCTGGTGGGAGATTTCGGGGGTGGGTCCATGCTCCTGGTCATCGGCGTCCTGGCCGCGCTCTGGGAGCGCTCACGCTCCGGGGCCGGGCAGGTCGTGGACTCCGCCATGGTCGACGGGACCGCCCTGCTGGGTCAGATGACGTACGCGCTGCGCGGCATGGGCGAGTGGTCGGACGAACGGAGCGCCAACCTCCTCGACGGGGCCGCCCCCTTCTACGACACCTACGAGTGCGGCGACGGCAAGTACGTGGCCGTCGCCGCACTCGAACCGCAGTTCTTCGCGGCGCTGCTGGAGGGACTGGGCATCGCCGGGGCCCACCTGTCCGCCCAGGGCGACCGCGGCGGCTGGCCCGCGCTGCGCGCCCGGTTCGCGCGGCGGTTCGCCTCCCGTACGCGCGACGAGTGGGCCGCGCACTTCGCCGGCACGGACGCGTGCGTCACCCCCGTGCTGACGTTCGCGGAGGCGGGAGCGCATCCGCACGTGGTGGCCCGGAGCACCCTCATCGAGGTCGACGGCATCCTCCAGGCCGCCCCCGCCCCGCGCTTCTCGCGCACGCCCAACCGGCGGCCCTCGGCCCCGGGTGCGCCGGGCGCGGACATCGAGTCGGTGCTGCGGGACTGGGGTGTCGGCTCACCGGCCGCCACCCCCGCGGTCAGGGCGAGACCGCGTGCACGATGA
- a CDS encoding MMPL family transporter, with protein MSVFLPSCAGRTLTAPSAEAGLAKAAGISGVVQVTDPFRTKDLSADRRIGYADVRFRQAAANVTRESKDALSRAMAQARDAGLRVEYGGSAMKAATKVGGPAELVGVVIAFAVLALTLGSLVAAGCR; from the coding sequence ATGTCCGTCTTCCTTCCGTCCTGCGCAGGCCGTACGCTCACCGCGCCCAGTGCCGAGGCCGGCCTGGCGAAGGCCGCCGGGATATCGGGCGTCGTGCAGGTCACCGATCCGTTCAGGACGAAGGACCTCTCGGCGGACCGGCGGATCGGCTACGCCGACGTCCGCTTCCGCCAGGCCGCCGCCAATGTGACGCGGGAGTCCAAGGACGCCCTGTCCCGCGCGATGGCCCAGGCCCGGGACGCCGGACTGCGGGTGGAGTACGGCGGGTCGGCCATGAAGGCGGCGACCAAGGTCGGCGGTCCTGCGGAACTCGTGGGTGTCGTGATCGCCTTCGCCGTCCTGGCCCTCACCCTCGGCTCGCTGGTCGCGGCGGGCTGTCGCTGA
- a CDS encoding TetR/AcrR family transcriptional regulator, with amino-acid sequence MLHIEPPSADPPEGETAKEMAGGERRTSAESGGGRRRTRRNDPGRKTHILDATLDVIADHGVAGTTHRHIAARAGVPLGSITYHFASLTDLQAQAFARYVELQSAVFENLFEDVNTREQFIDVLVDLVHGGPARHRSAVLGFELHLAALRNPGLRALTQAWTEDSRTVLARFTGPDSAARLDPLLEGMIMHALLTTAPESRERTRDAIDQTLGPAGRPGS; translated from the coding sequence ATGCTGCACATCGAACCGCCGTCGGCGGACCCTCCCGAAGGTGAAACGGCCAAGGAAATGGCCGGTGGTGAGCGCCGGACCTCCGCCGAATCGGGTGGCGGGCGGCGACGGACCCGTCGCAACGACCCCGGCCGCAAGACGCACATCCTGGACGCCACCCTCGACGTCATCGCGGATCATGGGGTGGCCGGGACGACGCATCGGCACATCGCTGCCCGGGCCGGCGTGCCGCTCGGGTCGATCACCTACCACTTCGCCAGCTTGACCGATCTCCAGGCGCAGGCGTTCGCCCGGTATGTCGAACTGCAGTCCGCGGTGTTTGAGAATCTGTTCGAGGATGTCAATACGCGCGAGCAATTCATTGATGTCCTGGTCGATCTTGTCCACGGAGGTCCTGCCAGGCACCGCAGTGCGGTCCTCGGCTTCGAGCTGCACCTGGCGGCCCTCCGCAACCCCGGACTGCGAGCTCTGACACAGGCATGGACGGAGGACAGCCGCACCGTTCTGGCCCGTTTCACCGGCCCGGACAGCGCCGCCCGCCTGGACCCCCTGCTTGAGGGAATGATCATGCATGCTCTGCTCACGACTGCGCCGGAGTCGCGCGAGAGAACGCGGGACGCGATCGACCAGACGCTCGGCCCAGCCGGTCGACCGGGATCGTGA
- a CDS encoding transposase: protein MLDIKFVSRFVEMTGTSAMLAVMIGLAVGIDFALFIPTRRRSEEKGELQKEPPGGVATEPDDHGLGRSRGGLTTKLHLAVEQGQKPMSIVITAGQRGDSPQFEVVPGRIRVPRPGPGRPRTLPKRVRTDKAYASRKNRAYLRRRGIRCTIPDKTDQVRNPLVQGLGFRSIHRHDGDHCPS, encoded by the coding sequence GTGCTGGACATCAAGTTCGTGTCCCGCTTCGTGGAGATGACCGGGACCTCCGCCATGCTCGCCGTCATGATCGGCCTCGCGGTGGGCATCGACTTCGCGCTGTTCATCCCAACACGCCGCCGGAGCGAGGAAAAAGGGGAGCTGCAGAAGGAGCCGCCCGGCGGCGTCGCCACCGAGCCCGACGACCACGGCCTCGGGCGCTCACGCGGCGGCCTGACCACCAAGCTGCACCTGGCCGTCGAGCAGGGACAGAAGCCCATGTCCATCGTGATCACCGCCGGGCAGCGCGGAGACTCCCCTCAGTTCGAGGTCGTCCCGGGTCGCATCAGGGTGCCCCGACCGGGGCCGGGCAGACCGCGAACCCTTCCCAAGCGGGTGCGCACAGATAAGGCGTACGCCTCCCGCAAGAACCGCGCCTACCTGCGCAGACGTGGCATCCGATGCACCATCCCAGACAAGACCGACCAGGTCCGCAACCCGCTGGTGCAGGGCCTCGGGTTCCGTAGCATCCACCGCCACGACGGCGATCACTGTCCGTCATGA
- a CDS encoding acyl-CoA dehydrogenase family protein, whose product MSDRGHPMPATRTLPAPEAVDLIGLTRELAEKELAPRVAEAEAEEKFPREVFRTLGRAGLLSLPYAEEYGGGDQPYEVYLQVVEEIAAVWASVGVGVSVHALSCFALASFGTEKQRKEWLPDMLSGELLGAYCLSEAHAGSDPAAMRTRAVRDGDDYVLNGAKAWTTHGGHADFYTIMARTSDAGSGAISCFLVPADTPGLIADPPEHKMGLTGSATATIRLEDVRVPADRRIGEEGQGLKIAFAGLDCGRLGIAAVATGLAQGALDHALRYSRERETFGRPIIEHQGLAFVLADMAAAVQASRATTLAAARLKDQGLPFACEASIAKLIATDNAMKVTTDAVQVLGGAGYTRDFPVERYMREAKVMQIFEGTNQIQRLIIGRALRESDRGTLRVQN is encoded by the coding sequence CTGAGCGACCGAGGACATCCCATGCCTGCTACCCGCACGCTTCCCGCCCCGGAAGCAGTCGACCTGATCGGCCTGACCCGTGAGCTCGCCGAGAAGGAGCTCGCGCCCCGCGTCGCCGAGGCGGAGGCCGAGGAGAAGTTCCCCCGCGAGGTCTTCCGCACGCTCGGCCGGGCGGGCCTGCTGAGCCTGCCCTACGCCGAGGAGTACGGCGGTGGGGACCAGCCCTACGAGGTCTACCTCCAGGTCGTCGAGGAGATCGCCGCCGTGTGGGCCAGCGTCGGGGTCGGCGTCTCGGTGCACGCGCTGTCCTGCTTCGCCCTCGCCTCCTTCGGCACCGAGAAGCAGCGCAAGGAGTGGCTGCCCGACATGCTCAGCGGCGAGTTGCTCGGCGCCTACTGCCTGTCCGAGGCCCACGCCGGTTCCGACCCCGCCGCGATGCGCACCCGGGCCGTCAGGGACGGCGACGACTACGTCCTGAACGGCGCCAAGGCGTGGACCACGCACGGTGGGCACGCGGACTTCTACACGATCATGGCGCGTACGTCCGACGCGGGCTCGGGCGCGATCTCCTGCTTCCTCGTCCCGGCCGACACCCCCGGCCTGATAGCCGATCCGCCCGAGCACAAGATGGGTCTGACCGGGTCGGCCACCGCGACCATCCGCCTGGAGGACGTGCGCGTCCCGGCGGATCGCCGGATCGGCGAGGAGGGCCAGGGACTCAAGATCGCCTTCGCCGGACTCGACTGCGGGCGACTGGGCATCGCGGCCGTGGCCACGGGCCTGGCCCAGGGAGCGCTGGACCACGCGCTGCGCTACTCGCGCGAACGGGAGACCTTCGGCCGCCCGATCATCGAACACCAGGGGCTGGCGTTCGTCCTCGCGGACATGGCCGCGGCGGTCCAGGCCTCCCGGGCCACCACGCTCGCCGCCGCCCGGCTCAAGGACCAGGGGCTCCCGTTCGCCTGCGAGGCGTCCATCGCCAAGCTGATCGCCACGGACAACGCCATGAAGGTCACCACGGACGCCGTCCAGGTCCTCGGAGGCGCCGGTTACACCCGCGACTTCCCGGTCGAGCGCTATATGCGGGAGGCCAAGGTCATGCAGATCTTCGAGGGCACCAACCAGATCCAGCGCCTGATCATCGGTCGCGCGCTGCGGGAGAGCGACCGGGGCACCCTCCGGGTCCAGAACTAG
- a CDS encoding SDR family oxidoreductase encodes MPKEGTADDIAGAVLWLVGDAGSYVTGQTVVVDGGWTAR; translated from the coding sequence CTGCCCAAGGAGGGGACCGCCGACGACATCGCCGGCGCGGTCCTGTGGCTCGTCGGCGACGCCGGAAGCTATGTCACTGGGCAGACGGTCGTCGTCGACGGCGGCTGGACCGCCCGCTGA
- a CDS encoding TetR/AcrR family transcriptional regulator — MPSTRRTARQTDLLERLVALLAAEGFASFTLDELTERLRCSKTTLYQLAGSKQELVREAVKHYFRSAAEAIEKQVADTSAPAERVVVYLNAVAQQLRPLSRRFLDDMAGFEPAREVYEANTRLAAGRIRQLIADGVAAGAFRDVHAAFVGEVVAATMQEIQRGEVSARTGLTDAEAYAELASLIVHAVSP; from the coding sequence ATGCCGTCCACACGTCGCACAGCGCGCCAGACCGACCTGCTCGAAAGGCTGGTCGCCCTGCTGGCGGCGGAAGGTTTCGCCTCGTTCACGCTCGACGAGCTGACCGAGCGGCTGCGCTGCTCGAAGACGACGTTGTACCAACTGGCGGGAAGCAAGCAGGAGTTGGTCCGCGAGGCCGTGAAGCACTACTTCCGGAGCGCGGCCGAGGCCATCGAGAAGCAGGTGGCGGACACCTCCGCGCCCGCGGAACGCGTGGTGGTCTACCTGAACGCGGTCGCCCAGCAGCTGAGGCCGCTGTCCCGGCGCTTCCTCGACGACATGGCCGGATTCGAACCGGCCCGCGAGGTGTACGAGGCCAACACCCGCCTGGCCGCGGGCCGGATCAGACAGCTGATCGCGGACGGGGTCGCCGCCGGCGCGTTCCGTGACGTCCACGCGGCCTTCGTGGGCGAGGTCGTCGCCGCCACCATGCAGGAGATCCAGCGCGGCGAGGTGTCCGCGCGCACGGGGCTGACCGACGCGGAGGCGTACGCCGAGTTGGCGTCGCTCATCGTGCACGCGGTCTCGCCCTGA
- a CDS encoding HIT family protein, which yields MTTPPCYACGKEARFDELPARERIAFDQYWRVAHSFNTAVPGWLVLLPRRHVTAVHDLTDVEAAALGVWQVGLSRALRGVTGCLKTYVVQFAESEGFAHVHFHIVPRMADLPAAHRGPGIFGLLDRPEAEGVTAEGADRMARALRARLHGLPYF from the coding sequence ATGACGACTCCCCCCTGCTACGCATGCGGCAAGGAAGCGCGGTTCGACGAACTTCCGGCGCGTGAACGCATCGCGTTCGACCAGTACTGGCGGGTGGCTCACAGCTTCAACACCGCGGTGCCCGGCTGGCTGGTGCTACTTCCGCGGCGGCACGTCACGGCCGTCCACGACCTCACCGACGTTGAGGCCGCGGCCCTGGGGGTGTGGCAGGTCGGGCTCTCCAGGGCGCTGCGCGGGGTGACGGGTTGCCTCAAGACCTACGTCGTCCAGTTCGCCGAGTCCGAGGGCTTCGCGCACGTGCACTTCCACATCGTGCCGCGCATGGCGGATCTGCCCGCCGCACACCGTGGGCCCGGCATCTTCGGGCTCCTGGACCGCCCGGAGGCGGAGGGGGTGACAGCGGAAGGCGCGGACCGTATGGCCCGCGCCCTACGAGCCCGGCTCCACGGGCTCCCGTACTTCTAG